The Rhodopseudomonas palustris genome window below encodes:
- a CDS encoding lysophospholipid acyltransferase family protein: MTSIFVRSLIFNVLFYLLLVFWILVAVPTFVLPRQALIGVAKLWGRSSIWLMRVVCNTKVEFRGVEKIPQGPLIVAPKHQSMWETFALLQFFDAPLYILKRELTWIPFFGWFLIKADMIAINRKKGGRILMEMARRASEEVNRGRQLIIFPEGTRTAVGAPPHYKAGIAQIYVDCDVPCLPVALNSGLFWPRRQFMRYPGTIVVEFLDPLPVGLSRREFIDTVSELIETASNRLIDAGRKEQEALFGRVPNAPNAQPSAPAVAKRKIGNQ, encoded by the coding sequence ATGACGAGCATTTTCGTCCGTTCGTTGATTTTCAACGTGCTGTTCTATCTGCTGCTGGTGTTCTGGATTCTGGTCGCGGTGCCGACCTTCGTGCTGCCGCGCCAGGCGCTGATCGGGGTCGCCAAGCTGTGGGGCCGCAGTAGCATCTGGCTGATGCGTGTCGTCTGCAATACCAAGGTCGAATTCCGCGGCGTCGAGAAAATTCCGCAGGGCCCGCTGATCGTCGCGCCGAAGCATCAGTCGATGTGGGAGACCTTCGCGCTGCTGCAGTTCTTCGACGCGCCGCTGTACATCCTCAAGCGCGAGCTGACCTGGATCCCGTTCTTCGGCTGGTTTCTGATCAAGGCCGACATGATCGCGATCAACCGCAAGAAGGGCGGCCGTATCCTGATGGAGATGGCGCGCCGCGCCAGCGAGGAAGTCAATCGTGGCCGGCAACTGATCATCTTCCCGGAAGGCACCCGCACGGCGGTCGGCGCGCCGCCGCACTACAAGGCCGGCATCGCCCAGATCTATGTCGATTGCGACGTGCCCTGTCTGCCGGTGGCGCTGAATTCCGGACTGTTCTGGCCGCGCCGCCAGTTCATGCGCTACCCCGGCACGATCGTCGTCGAGTTTCTCGATCCGCTGCCGGTCGGCCTGTCGCGACGGGAATTCATCGACACCGTCAGCGAGCTGATCGAGACCGCCAGCAACCGCCTGATCGACGCCGGCCGCAAGGAGCAGGAAGCGCTGTTCGGCCGGGTGCCGAACGCACCGAACGCCCAGCCGTCCGCCCCGGCAGTCGCCAAGCGCAAAATCGGCAATCAGTAA